A stretch of the Deltaproteobacteria bacterium genome encodes the following:
- a CDS encoding YeeE/YedE family protein: MKDQIYGLITGILFGFLLQKARVIRYDKQLGALRFLDMTIVKFMLSTILVGMVGVYLLLDLGLVKLSVKPTVLGGNILGGLIFGLGWGLLGYCPGTSAGALGEGRWDAVWGILGMLAGAAVFAEAYPRLKTTVLTWGDFGKITLLQIIGINHWLIIAFLFGGSLALFLWFKKKGL; the protein is encoded by the coding sequence ATGAAGGACCAGATCTACGGCCTCATTACCGGCATCCTTTTCGGATTTCTTCTACAAAAAGCCCGGGTAATTCGGTACGACAAACAACTTGGGGCGTTGCGTTTTTTGGACATGACCATCGTCAAATTCATGCTGTCTACCATTCTGGTGGGCATGGTGGGTGTTTACCTGCTTTTAGACCTGGGATTGGTCAAACTCTCCGTCAAGCCTACCGTTCTTGGGGGAAACATCTTAGGGGGACTGATTTTCGGGCTGGGATGGGGCCTGCTTGGCTATTGCCCCGGTACTTCCGCAGGGGCCCTGGGTGAAGGGCGTTGGGATGCCGTGTGGGGCATCCTGGGAATGCTGGCAGGAGCGGCCGTGTTCGCAGAGGCCTATCCTCGGCTCAAGACAACGGTGCTGACATGGGGCGATTTCGGCAAGATCACCCTGCTCCAGATCATTGGGATAAATCACTGGTTGATCATTGCCTTTTTATTCGGCGGGAGCCTGGCACTTTTTTTGTGGTTCAAAAAGAAAGGGCTCTGA
- a CDS encoding OmpA family protein, protein MKRFIKKGSVFILFVLATFLAGSVPSSAKVIPKVTNFIVLVDQSGSMFEKHATQGKTKASLVKSVLFKMNESIPPLGYNAAVQVFSPDRTLMGPERYNRLFFANAIQTLQEAAKSIDPDQLTPDTRKMVKQMTPLGPSILYLDKIIKNFGGKTAVILVSDGRANQGMDPLKAARQIRNEYTNICFHVISVADTEKGRETLKAITALCDGAYSQASDLFSDASLMDYFVNEVFFLDVEDRPVPLVKVTPEALTLQGALFDFDKHNIKPEYSAMLDQDVNKLLENPNTKINIEGHTDSTGPEAYNQHLSERRAKAVYNYLLSRGVSADRMKTVGYGETRAKVSNLTREGQALNRRVELLVVR, encoded by the coding sequence ATGAAAAGATTCATAAAAAAGGGATCGGTTTTTATCTTGTTTGTGTTGGCAACCTTTTTGGCAGGAAGCGTTCCATCATCGGCAAAAGTTATTCCCAAGGTAACAAACTTTATCGTATTGGTAGACCAGTCAGGGTCCATGTTTGAAAAGCATGCCACCCAAGGCAAAACAAAGGCGTCGTTGGTGAAAAGCGTACTTTTCAAAATGAATGAGAGCATCCCGCCCTTGGGATACAACGCTGCCGTTCAAGTGTTCAGTCCGGACCGAACCCTCATGGGGCCGGAGCGATACAATCGCCTGTTTTTCGCAAATGCAATTCAGACACTCCAAGAAGCAGCGAAAAGCATAGACCCGGACCAGTTGACTCCGGACACAAGGAAAATGGTCAAACAAATGACGCCGCTGGGGCCATCCATACTCTATCTCGACAAAATCATAAAGAATTTTGGCGGCAAGACTGCAGTCATTCTGGTCTCAGACGGCCGGGCCAACCAGGGGATGGATCCATTGAAGGCAGCCAGGCAGATTCGAAACGAGTATACCAACATATGCTTTCATGTCATCTCTGTGGCGGACACTGAGAAAGGTCGGGAAACCTTGAAGGCCATTACGGCCTTGTGCGACGGAGCGTACTCCCAGGCAAGCGATCTGTTTTCAGACGCCTCGCTGATGGACTATTTCGTAAACGAGGTCTTCTTCCTGGACGTCGAGGATCGTCCTGTCCCATTGGTAAAGGTTACGCCGGAGGCCCTTACCTTACAGGGGGCCCTCTTTGATTTCGACAAACACAACATCAAGCCCGAGTATAGTGCGATGCTGGACCAAGATGTGAATAAGCTGTTGGAGAATCCAAATACAAAGATCAACATCGAGGGACACACGGACAGCACAGGGCCGGAAGCCTATAACCAGCACCTTTCTGAGCGACGCGCTAAGGCCGTCTACAATTACCTGCTCAGCAGAGGAGTAAGTGCAGACCGAATGAAGACCGTAGGATACGGCGAGACGAGGGCCAAGGTTAGCAATTTGACCCGGGAAGGCCAAGCCCTCAATCGGCGTGTTGAGCTCTTGGTTGTTCGATAA
- a CDS encoding response regulator, which translates to MAKVLVVDDEESIRIFYEKALSDEGHEVITIGECDGVLGVIASGDISAVILDIRMDECDGLDLLQEIRLAHPKLPIILNTAYDSYREDVKAVAADAYVLKSQDLSTLTKKLAEMLKKESNQDEMA; encoded by the coding sequence ATGGCTAAGGTACTGGTTGTAGACGACGAAGAGAGCATCAGAATTTTCTATGAGAAAGCCTTGAGTGATGAGGGACACGAAGTGATTACAATTGGCGAGTGCGATGGCGTCCTGGGTGTGATCGCCTCTGGCGACATATCTGCTGTCATTTTGGATATTCGTATGGACGAATGCGATGGACTGGATCTGCTTCAGGAAATCCGCCTGGCCCATCCCAAGTTGCCTATCATTTTGAACACGGCCTACGATTCATACAGGGAGGACGTGAAAGCTGTTGCTGCGGACGCTTACGTTTTGAAATCGCAGGATTTATCCACTTTGACAAAGAAACTGGCAGAGATGCTAAAAAAAGAATCTAACCAAGACGAAATGGCATGA